A genomic segment from Sphingopyxis sp. DBS4 encodes:
- the gcvPB gene encoding aminomethyl-transferring glycine dehydrogenase subunit GcvPB, which yields MNAGGVDDTTTFTGNRALMLEEPLIFEIGGSETTGVDFDEAAPAADLGALARSAPIGLPGLSESETVRHYTRLSRQNYAIDLGLFPLGSCTMKHNPRLNEKVARMPGFADVHPLQPQETVQGAYAVIHELAEWLITLTGMHSVAMSPKAGAHGELCGVLCIKAALEARGEDRRVILVPESAHGTNPATAAFAGFTVEDIPATGEGRVDLAALKARLGPDVAGVMITNPNTCGLFEREMKAISDAVHAAGGYVYCDGANFNAIVGRVRPGDLGVDAMHINLHKTFSTPHGGGGPGSGPVVLSEALAPFAPLPFVTREGDRFRLIEEENAGEDHPQTFGRMTAFHGQMGMFTRALAYILSHGADGLKQVAEDAVLNANYVLRSLEDVLDAPFAASGPCMHEALFSDRGLAEGFSTLDVAKGLIDEGYHPMTVFFPLVVHGAMLIEPTETESKAVLDQFIGALRSIALRAKNGDPALKSAPHFAPRARLDETLAARKPVLAWSEAEVGGS from the coding sequence ATGAACGCCGGCGGCGTCGACGATACGACGACCTTCACCGGCAACCGCGCACTGATGCTCGAGGAGCCGTTGATCTTCGAGATCGGCGGCAGCGAGACGACCGGCGTCGATTTTGACGAGGCCGCGCCCGCCGCCGACCTCGGCGCGCTCGCGCGCTCGGCGCCGATCGGCCTGCCGGGGCTCAGCGAGTCCGAAACGGTGCGCCACTATACGCGGCTGTCGCGGCAGAATTATGCGATCGACCTCGGCCTCTTCCCGCTCGGAAGCTGCACGATGAAGCACAACCCGCGCCTCAACGAAAAGGTCGCGCGGATGCCGGGCTTCGCCGACGTTCACCCGCTCCAGCCGCAGGAAACGGTGCAGGGCGCCTATGCAGTGATCCACGAGCTCGCCGAATGGCTGATCACGCTCACCGGGATGCACAGCGTTGCCATGTCGCCCAAGGCGGGCGCGCATGGCGAGCTTTGCGGCGTCCTTTGCATCAAGGCGGCGCTCGAAGCGCGCGGCGAGGACCGCCGCGTGATTCTCGTCCCCGAAAGCGCGCACGGCACCAACCCCGCCACCGCGGCCTTCGCGGGCTTCACCGTCGAGGATATTCCGGCGACCGGCGAAGGCCGCGTCGACCTCGCGGCGCTCAAGGCGCGGCTCGGCCCCGATGTCGCGGGGGTGATGATCACCAACCCCAACACCTGCGGCCTGTTCGAGCGCGAGATGAAGGCGATTTCGGACGCGGTTCATGCGGCGGGCGGCTATGTCTATTGCGACGGCGCCAATTTCAACGCGATCGTCGGGCGCGTCCGTCCCGGCGACCTCGGCGTCGATGCGATGCACATCAACCTGCACAAGACCTTTTCGACCCCGCACGGCGGCGGCGGTCCGGGCTCGGGTCCGGTCGTGCTGTCCGAAGCGCTCGCGCCCTTCGCGCCGCTGCCTTTCGTGACTAGGGAGGGCGACCGCTTCCGCCTGATCGAGGAGGAAAATGCGGGCGAGGATCATCCGCAGACCTTTGGCCGGATGACCGCCTTTCACGGCCAGATGGGCATGTTCACCCGCGCGCTCGCCTATATCCTCAGCCACGGCGCCGACGGGCTCAAGCAGGTCGCCGAGGATGCCGTGCTCAATGCGAACTATGTGCTACGCAGCCTCGAGGATGTGCTCGACGCGCCGTTCGCGGCTTCGGGTCCGTGCATGCACGAGGCGCTGTTCAGCGATCGCGGGCTGGCCGAAGGCTTCTCGACGCTCGACGTCGCCAAGGGGCTGATCGATGAGGGCTATCATCCGATGACGGTCTTCTTCCCGCTCGTCGTCCACGGCGCGATGCTGATCGAGCCGACCGAGACCGAGAGCAAGGCGGTGCTCGACCAGTTCATCGGCGCGCTGCGCAGCATCGCGTTGCGCGCGAAGAACGGCGATCCGGCGCTCAAGTCGGCGCCGCATTTCGCCCCACGCGCCCGGCTCGACGAAACGCTCGCGGCGCGAAAGCCCGTGCTCGCGTGGAGCGAGGCCGAGGTCGGCGGCAGTTGA